The following are encoded in a window of Kogia breviceps isolate mKogBre1 chromosome 10, mKogBre1 haplotype 1, whole genome shotgun sequence genomic DNA:
- the LOC131764226 gene encoding LOW QUALITY PROTEIN: POM121-like protein 2 (The sequence of the model RefSeq protein was modified relative to this genomic sequence to represent the inferred CDS: inserted 6 bases in 5 codons; deleted 4 bases in 2 codons; substituted 2 bases at 2 genomic stop codons), with the protein MNGVTLQPVYCDNTAKEERKGRRAGIPKQPIRPPSLTPLLAPRAPSGLPRSTRPGLRSRAPASAPPPAPNLHRLTLRGSDCPPYSDSGGRTGGRISAGAGSRGLETRRLLDSSSGPPAARFLSNPSPRAARCNPERRQKPREAKPEVQVTDLASLLHTGTYVGPLGLSPSSPAEGRTDLPERPSNRRPAQPLHQVPWVQHVHRAHPAPRHRPARRLPDWDPTSPNAWVVNEAWRRFPMNRYSIMEPLPSDWWESYFKRRIWSLRHPRAIWSPVTIRLAPRERTAPPSTAPAEVTNSAGVRGGSASEKPPDPCAKETVLRALREXQKGKVRWEEPLFRESLDSKRRIPETRPSAFXPLRKNGVHASFVPRPGPLKRSLDCWGSDHSLNHRPSCSSVDSLASTHTGGTLSSQRNAITSSYSSWRDFSEPWKRSIPSTSLQIPEWPIKRKEHGRPSHSPVPLVSDESPETPGSSGQQNQIPLLLSSPGSLLSLTPPPQLGYAVAEDLALGKKAGLQWSNKAREDTTEVATDSVPDTWSAIRPPLSQGTDPQLESLHKMQESPSPLASPQPTGEAISVAHSPRETAILLASHGCSHXEEKHVGETCVSPTSPATDTTXPPSTSPAAIPRDSAAVIPAAPTMQSXFGLMCGPAPRLPASAPPAATSADRMSKPIVGLPAKSETGGSSYSRISSTAAASSPPGISTPTFKPIFGSIRPLKTMPGRAPFSFKQTSPPPPPASTRLFHGLLKATSVVMSTTPASTSRGSFKPPLECGVVTVTSPMGSTCSVPSTCPAFSPLGAACAFRASFSAAAGFTFPLCQRPTIPTVHTVTIFSQVLRSALQISPTRSTANFSAMGSPLATSALVTTNQPALSSRISSSTSAFTIPLESSSRPPFPLSLGATPQPAFGAAYVQKQEAPEPALGPSFSSSFIFGNSRVASSIPTPTPAQPSFSGTTQSAFGALAPSASTFHIPASCWPAFDSTPVGXPFGQANTNGLGVVTPTQRSGTCGSVFGSTAPRPLDFGGLVAPMDCEETGTSVTAPDMSSNSGAFSTGAGPGGSAXTVTPLGKGWGPNNQGRASQGTPFALGKAGISARKTVFGDPSMAPFAQSTPVSGSAKAGSSLGFGMPSPPPQGSVGRRSFGSSAPSFSIGAKSKTPKNREQGHSRRHHARKK; encoded by the exons ATGAATGGGGTAACATTGCAACCAGTGTACTGTGACAACACAGCAAAGGAAG aaaggaaaggaagaagggcgGGAATCCCCAAGCAGCCAATCCGGCCTCCGTCATTAACCCCGCTGCTGGCGCCACGAGCGCCGTCTGGGCTGCCCAGGTCCACGCGCCCGGGTCTCCGGTCCCGCGCTCCCGCcagcgccccgccccccgcccccaacctCCACCGACTCACCCTGAGGGGCTCGGACTGCCCTCCCTACTCCGACTCCGGGGGACGGACGGGCGGACGGATCAGTGCCGGGGCCGGGAGCCGGGGTCTGGAGACCCGGCGCCTGCTCGACTCTAGCTCCGGGCCTCCGGCCGCGCGCTTCCTCTCCAATCCCTCTCCTCGTGCCGCGCGCTGCAACCCGGAGAG GCGTCAGAAGCCTCGGGAGGCCAAACCCGAAGTCCAAGTCACCGACCTCGCCTCACTGCTCCACACGGGCACTTACGTGGGCCCGCTGGGCCTCTCGCCGTCATCCCCAGCAGAGGGGCGCACAGACTTGCCGGAGAGGCCCTCGAACCGCCGGCCAGCTCAGCCCCTTCATCAGGTCCCCTGGGTTCAGCACGTCCATCGTGCCCACCCTGCCCCTCGGCACAGACCTGCGAGGAGGCTGCCGGACTGGGATCCTACCAGTCCCAACGCGTGGGTGGTCAATGAGGCTTGGAGGCGCTTTCCCATGAACAGGTATTCCATCATGGAGCCTCTTCCCTCAGACTGGTGGGAGAGTTACTTCAAGCGGAGAATCTGGTCTCTTCGGCACCCCAGGGCAATATGGAGCCCGGTGACCATCAGGCTCGCTCCTCGTGAGCGGACAGCGCCCCCCTCCACTGCCCCAGCAGAGGTAACGAACTCTGCAGGGGTA CGGGGGGGCTCAGCTTCTGAGAAGCCCCCAGACCCATGTGCGAAGGAGACTGTGCTGAGGGCCCTCAGAG CGCAAAAGGGGAAAGTGAGGTGGGAAGAGCCACTGTTCCGTGAGAGCTTGGACAGTAAGAGAAGGATTCCAGAGACCAGACCGTCTGCGTTTTAGCCTCTGAGGAAAAATGGAGTCCACGCTTCTTTCGTGCCCAGGCCTGGGCCTCTGAAGAGAAGCCTCGACTGCTGGGGCTCAGATCACAGCTTGaatcacaggcccagctgctcctccgTGGACTCCTTGGCCAGCACACACACAGGTGGCACCCTTAGCTCCCAAAGAAATGCTATTACAAGCTCTTACAGCTCTTGGAGAGATTTCTCTGAGCCTTGGAAGAGAAGTATTCCCAGTACATCACTCCAGATACCAGAGTggccaataaaaaggaaagaacatggTCGTCCGTCTCACTCTCCAGTCCCACTGGTATCAGATGAGTCCCCAGAAACACCTGGCAGCTCTGGGCAGCAAAATCAGATTCCCCTGCTTCTGTCAAGCCCTGGGAGCCTGCTGTCCCTGACTCCACCTCCTCAGCTTGGTTATGCAGTCGCTGAAGACCTGGCCTTAGGGAAGAAAGCTGGACTGcaatggagcaacaaagccagaGAGGATACGACTGAGGTCGCCACAGACTCTGTCCCTGACACTTGGTCTGCTATCCGGCCTCCCCTGTCCCAGGGCACTGATCCTCAGTTGGAAAGCTTACATAAAATGCAGGAGTCTCCAAGTCCACTGGCCTCCCCACAACCGACCGGAGAGGCAATCAGTGTGGCCCACTCGCCTCGGGAAACAGCGATCCTGCTGGCCTCACATGGGTGCTCAC GTGAGGAGAAACATGTGGGAGAAACATGTGTTTCTCCCACATCACCAGCCACTGACACCACATAGCCACCTTCAACCTCTCCGGCTGCCATACCCCGAGACTCAGCTGCCGTTATCCCTGCAGCACCCACTATGCAAA ACTTTGGATTGATGTGCGGCCCAGCTCCCCGTCTTCCTGCATCTGCACCTCCTGCTGCAACTTCTGCTGACCGCATGTCAAAACCCATTGTGGGGCTCCCAGCCAAGAGTGAGACAGGAGGCTCCTCATATTCCAGAATTTCAAGCACAGCTGCAGCATCTTCACCTCCGGGTATCTCAACTCCCACCTTCAAGCCTATCTTTGGCAGCATAAGACCACTGAAAACTATGCCCGGGAGAGCTCCTTTCTCTTTCAAGCAGacctctcctccacctcctcctgcttCTACCCGTCTCTTCCACGGCCTGCTCAAGGCTACCTCTGTAGTCATGTCCACCACCCCAGCCAGCACATCCAGAGGCTCCTTTAAGCCACCTTTGGAGTGTGGTGTAGTGACTGTTACCAGTCCCATGGGCAGCACTTGCTCCGTCCCTTCCACTTGCCCCGCTTTC TCGCCTCTCGGGGCTGCCTGTGCCTTCAGGGCCAGCTTCTCCGCAGCTGCAGGCTTCACTTTCCCACTGTGCCAGCGTCCAACCATTCCTACCGTGCACACAGTCACCATCTTTAGCCAGGTTCTTCGCAGTGCTCTCCAGATATCCCCTACCAGGAGCACTGCCAATTTTAGCGCTATGGGTAGCCCTCTGGCAACTTCAGCCCTAGTGACCACCAACCAGCCTGCATTGTCATCCAGGATCTCCAGTTCGACCTCAGCGTTCACAATTCCCTTAGAGTCAAGCTCAAGGCCACCTTTCCCGCTATCCCTGGGAGCCACTCCCCAACCTGCATTTGGGGCTGCATATGTGCAGAAGCAAGAAGCCCCCGAACCAGCCCTTGGCCCAAGCTTCAGTAGCTCTTTCATTTTTGGAAACTCAAGAGTGGCCTCCTCAATCCCAACACCGACTCCAGCCCAGCCGTCCTTCAGCGGTACCACGCAGTCAGCCTTTGGGGCTTTGGCACCATCAGCCTCCACCTTTCACATCCCTGCCAGCTGCTGGCCGGCCTTTGACAGCACTCCAGTCGG TCCCTTTGGTCAAGCTAATACGAATGGTTTGGGAGTTGTCACCCCAACCCAGCGGAGTGGGACTTGCGGCTCAGTGTTTGGCAGCACAGCCCCACGACCACTTGACTTTGGGGGATTAGTGGCCCCTATGGACTGTGAGGAGACTGGGACCAGCGTCACTGCCCCAGACATGAGCTCCAACTCCGGAGCATTCAGCACTGGAGCAGGTCCAGGCGGGAGCG GCACCGTCACGCCCTTGGGGAAAGGCTGGGGCCCAAACAACCAGGGCCGGGCCAGCCAGGGCACACCTTTTGCCTTGGGGAAGGCCGGCATTTCTGCAAGAAAAACTGTGTTTGGGGACCCCTCCATGGCCCCCTTTGCTCAGAGCACCCCTGTCAGTGGATCAGCGAAGGCAGGCAGCAGCCTTGGCTTTGGGATGCCCTCTCCACCGCCCCAGGGCTCTGTTGGGAGAAGATCTTTCGGATCGTCAGCCCCTTCATTTTCCATTGGTGCAAAATCAAAAACCCCAAAGAATAGGGAGCAAGGGCATTCCCGAAGGCATCATGCCCGCAAGAAATAA